In Flammeovirgaceae bacterium 311, one DNA window encodes the following:
- a CDS encoding hypothetical protein (COG0697 Permeases of the drug/metabolite transporter (DMT) superfamily) produces MEISNTKAYLALTFICLVWGTTYLALRIGVEAFPPFLFSGIRQTTGGGLLLLFLLFFRRSFAWSWKTVGQQIVPGILMIGLGNGLVGWAEMYIPSGLAALLCSMMPLFVVLINLFSEGFSRLNWKIITGLITGLMGMVAIFQENLHDLMNRQYLLGIIFCSIAAFSWAFGSIINKRRSAGADPFYNASLQMIAGGIFLLLTGLVFDDLSRASAMTQESFFALLYLIIFGSIGAFIAYLYALTKLPVGLVSVYAYINPLVAVLLGYFILNERLNEYTIIAFLLIVLGVYLVNSGYKSQSLEKKKLGLS; encoded by the coding sequence ATGGAAATAAGTAACACAAAGGCTTATCTGGCGCTCACATTTATTTGCCTGGTGTGGGGCACCACCTACCTGGCTTTGCGCATTGGTGTAGAAGCCTTTCCACCCTTCCTGTTTTCGGGCATTCGCCAGACGACAGGCGGTGGTTTGCTCTTGCTGTTCTTACTTTTCTTCAGAAGAAGCTTTGCCTGGAGTTGGAAAACCGTTGGGCAACAGATTGTACCCGGCATCCTGATGATTGGACTTGGCAATGGACTGGTTGGCTGGGCAGAAATGTATATTCCCAGCGGATTGGCTGCACTGCTGTGCTCTATGATGCCCCTCTTTGTGGTGCTCATTAATTTATTCTCTGAAGGCTTCAGCAGGCTAAACTGGAAAATTATTACCGGACTGATAACAGGGCTGATGGGCATGGTAGCCATTTTTCAGGAGAACCTCCATGACCTCATGAACCGGCAGTACCTGCTGGGAATTATTTTCTGCTCAATTGCCGCCTTTAGCTGGGCCTTTGGCAGCATCATCAACAAAAGAAGATCAGCCGGCGCCGACCCCTTTTATAATGCTTCCCTGCAGATGATTGCCGGCGGCATATTCCTGCTCCTCACAGGTTTGGTCTTCGATGACCTTTCCAGGGCTTCTGCCATGACACAGGAAAGCTTTTTTGCCCTACTCTACCTGATTATTTTCGGTTCCATTGGTGCTTTTATCGCCTACCTCTATGCCCTTACAAAACTGCCGGTAGGCCTTGTGTCTGTTTATGCCTATATAAACCCACTGGTGGCAGTACTGCTCGGCTATTTTATTTTGAATGAAAGGCTAAACGAATATACTATTATTGCCTTTTTGCTAATTGTGCTGGGGGTATACCTTGTAAATTCGGGCTACAAATCACAAAGCCTGGAAAAAAAGAAGCTGGGTTTAAGCTGA
- a CDS encoding phosphate ABC transporter periplasmic phosphate-binding protein (COG0226 ABC-type phosphate transport system, periplasmic component) yields MKTLIKSKLMFSFNKNLENFSVTGLLLGGLLLLNACGGDASGTGTENSLSGSIQIDGSSTVYPITEAVAEEFRSEASRVKVTVGVSGTGGGMKKFSRGEIDIVDASRSMNADEAAMAKENGITYLEIPVAYDGLTVVVHPDNNWVNDITLAELKRIWEPGAQNTITRWNQIRPEWPDQELHLYGPGVESGTYDYFTEAVVGKSHSSRGDYTASEDDNVLVQGVSTDPYALGFFGYAYYEENAAKLKAVPVNDEDDSNGQGAILPTLETVKDGSYAPLSRPLFIYVNSKAAVRPEVVEFVNFYLDNAPELSEEVGYIQLPAERYQEQKTKFRQFAEGLNQQQE; encoded by the coding sequence ATGAAGACCTTAATAAAATCGAAACTTATGTTTTCTTTTAATAAAAACCTTGAAAATTTTAGTGTAACAGGCTTGCTGCTAGGTGGTCTGTTGTTGCTAAATGCATGTGGTGGAGATGCCTCGGGAACTGGTACGGAAAATTCCCTTTCCGGCAGCATCCAGATTGACGGATCTTCTACGGTTTATCCTATTACTGAAGCAGTGGCAGAGGAATTTCGCAGCGAAGCCTCCAGGGTAAAGGTAACGGTAGGTGTATCTGGTACTGGCGGTGGCATGAAAAAGTTCTCCCGTGGTGAAATTGATATTGTAGACGCCTCCCGCAGCATGAATGCAGATGAAGCAGCCATGGCCAAAGAAAATGGTATTACCTACCTGGAGATTCCGGTTGCATATGATGGCCTGACGGTGGTGGTGCATCCTGACAATAACTGGGTGAATGATATTACGCTGGCAGAGCTAAAAAGAATTTGGGAGCCTGGTGCGCAGAACACCATCACCCGCTGGAACCAGATCCGCCCGGAATGGCCCGATCAGGAACTGCACCTCTACGGCCCTGGGGTAGAATCTGGTACCTATGACTACTTTACAGAGGCCGTGGTAGGCAAAAGCCACTCAAGCCGTGGGGACTATACCGCCAGCGAAGATGATAATGTGCTGGTACAGGGTGTTTCCACAGATCCATACGCGCTGGGCTTCTTCGGCTATGCCTATTATGAGGAAAATGCAGCCAAACTGAAAGCGGTGCCGGTAAATGATGAGGATGACAGCAACGGGCAGGGAGCCATACTGCCAACCCTGGAAACTGTAAAAGATGGGTCCTATGCACCACTTTCCCGCCCCCTGTTCATCTACGTCAATTCAAAGGCAGCTGTACGCCCTGAGGTGGTGGAGTTTGTGAATTTCTACCTCGATAATGCCCCGGAGCTTAGTGAAGAAGTAGGCTACATTCAGCTGCCTGCTGAACGCTACCAGGAGCAGAAGACTAAGTTCCGGCAGTTTGCTGAAGGCCTGAATCAGCAGCAGGAATAG
- a CDS encoding phosphate ABC transporter permease (COG0573 ABC-type phosphate transport system, permease component) — translation MRIQEKIIEGLLLLSAIITILITVGIIWVLLSESVSFFSEVSIFRFLTEKEWTPLFADKKFGILPLVTGTLLTTAIAIAVALPIGLTVAVYLNEYAPGKIRQIVKPVLELLATIPTVVYGFFALTVVTPFLQGFIPGLAGFNALSAGIVMGIMIIPMISSLSEDAISAVPQSLREAAYGMGSTPYQTAFGVMVPAASSGIIVSVILAISRAVGETMIVAIAAGQQPRLTLNPLVPIETITTYIVQVSLGDVPHGSLEYRTIFAAGITLFVFTFTLNNISFWIRKKFQEKYD, via the coding sequence TTGAGGATACAGGAAAAAATCATCGAAGGCCTTTTGTTGTTATCGGCCATCATCACCATACTAATTACTGTTGGGATTATATGGGTGTTGCTGTCAGAGTCAGTCAGTTTTTTCAGTGAAGTATCCATTTTCCGGTTCCTGACAGAGAAGGAGTGGACGCCACTGTTTGCTGACAAGAAGTTTGGCATACTGCCCCTGGTAACGGGTACCCTGCTCACAACTGCCATTGCCATAGCAGTAGCCCTGCCCATTGGTTTAACAGTTGCGGTTTACCTGAATGAATATGCCCCTGGTAAAATTCGGCAGATCGTAAAGCCTGTACTGGAACTGCTGGCCACCATACCAACGGTAGTCTATGGCTTTTTTGCCTTAACGGTTGTAACACCCTTTTTACAAGGCTTTATACCGGGACTGGCAGGTTTCAATGCCCTTTCTGCGGGCATCGTCATGGGCATCATGATCATCCCCATGATATCCTCCCTTAGCGAAGATGCCATCAGTGCCGTGCCGCAGTCCCTTCGTGAGGCAGCTTACGGGATGGGTTCCACCCCCTACCAGACAGCTTTTGGCGTAATGGTGCCTGCGGCCTCCTCGGGTATTATTGTATCTGTGATCCTGGCAATTTCGCGTGCGGTGGGTGAAACCATGATTGTTGCCATAGCAGCAGGACAGCAGCCCCGCCTTACGCTTAATCCGCTGGTACCTATTGAAACCATTACCACCTATATTGTGCAGGTAAGCCTGGGCGATGTACCCCACGGATCACTTGAGTATAGAACTATTTTTGCTGCGGGTATCACCCTGTTCGTGTTCACCTTCACGCTGAACAACATCAGTTTCTGGATCAGGAAAAAATTTCAGGAAAAGTATGACTAG
- a CDS encoding phosphate ABC transporter permease (COG0581 ABC-type phosphate transport system, permease component), with amino-acid sequence MTSAAYNRLKDKAFQVFGICCTFFCLLVLAIFLLDILLEGLSRIDWDFISSLPSRRAARAGILTAWTGTLWILVLTAFIAIPLGVAAGVYLEEYARKGRLSNILEINISNLAGVPSIIYGLLGLEIFVRQMQLGASLLAGALTLSLLILPIIIVTTREAIKAVPGSIRDASYALGASKWQTIWMQVLPASVGGIMTGVILALSRAVGEAAPLIVIGALAYVPFVATDPMEEFTVLPIQIFNWVSRPQAAFLVNAAAAIIVLLFITFLLNGIAVYLRYRQQRKVKW; translated from the coding sequence ATGACTAGTGCTGCATACAACAGGTTAAAGGATAAAGCTTTTCAGGTGTTTGGGATCTGCTGCACCTTTTTTTGTCTGCTGGTGCTGGCGATCTTCCTGCTGGACATTCTGCTGGAAGGTCTTAGCCGCATTGACTGGGATTTTATTAGCAGCCTTCCTTCCCGCAGGGCTGCCAGGGCGGGGATTCTCACTGCCTGGACGGGTACCCTCTGGATATTGGTGCTTACTGCGTTCATTGCCATACCGCTTGGTGTGGCAGCAGGGGTTTACCTGGAGGAGTATGCCCGCAAAGGCCGACTGTCTAATATTCTGGAGATTAATATCTCAAACCTGGCAGGGGTGCCTTCCATTATTTATGGGTTGCTGGGGCTGGAGATTTTTGTGCGGCAAATGCAGCTGGGGGCCAGCCTCCTCGCTGGAGCCCTTACCTTGTCGCTGCTGATTCTTCCCATTATTATAGTGACTACCCGGGAGGCGATTAAAGCTGTGCCCGGAAGTATCCGGGATGCCTCTTATGCCCTGGGGGCCTCTAAATGGCAAACCATCTGGATGCAGGTATTACCGGCTTCTGTAGGTGGTATCATGACGGGTGTTATTCTGGCCCTTTCCAGGGCAGTGGGAGAGGCTGCACCCTTGATTGTAATTGGTGCGCTGGCCTATGTACCCTTTGTGGCAACAGACCCAATGGAAGAGTTTACAGTACTGCCGATACAGATTTTTAACTGGGTTTCCAGGCCCCAGGCTGCATTCCTTGTTAATGCAGCAGCTGCCATTATTGTGTTGTTGTTTATTACGTTTTTGCTGAATGGAATAGCCGTATATTTAAGATACCGGCAGCAGAGAAAAGTTAAGTGGTAA
- a CDS encoding phosphate ABC transporter ATP-binding protein (COG1117 ABC-type phosphate transport system, ATPase component) yields the protein MSKYYKLLAIEVNAYYGDFHAIKNISLGLEEKAVTAFIGPSGCGKSTFLRLFNRMNDYIDGFRLDGEILLDQKDIYQKNVRVDELRKEIGMVFQKPNPFPKTIFENVVYGLKIQGISKKSVLEESAERSLKQAALWDEVKDKLHKSALALSGGQQQRLCIARALANGPSVLLMDEPASALDPISTAKIEELIWELKKDYTIVIVTHNMQQAGRVSDNTAFFLSGELIEQAKTKSLFTNPKDQRTQNYITGRFG from the coding sequence ATGAGCAAATATTATAAACTTCTCGCCATAGAGGTGAATGCCTACTACGGCGATTTTCATGCCATCAAAAACATAAGCCTAGGCCTGGAAGAAAAGGCAGTAACTGCTTTTATAGGACCTTCGGGATGTGGTAAGTCTACTTTTCTGCGCCTGTTTAACCGCATGAACGACTACATCGATGGTTTTCGTTTAGACGGCGAGATCCTGCTGGATCAAAAAGACATCTACCAGAAAAACGTACGTGTAGATGAACTCCGGAAGGAGATAGGCATGGTTTTTCAGAAACCAAACCCATTCCCTAAAACCATTTTCGAAAATGTGGTGTACGGACTTAAAATACAGGGTATCAGTAAAAAGTCTGTGCTGGAGGAATCTGCAGAACGCTCTCTGAAGCAGGCGGCCCTGTGGGATGAGGTAAAGGATAAGCTGCACAAATCAGCCCTGGCCCTCTCAGGCGGGCAGCAGCAAAGACTTTGCATCGCAAGAGCACTTGCCAATGGCCCCAGCGTATTGCTGATGGATGAGCCTGCCTCTGCGCTGGACCCCATCTCTACTGCCAAAATAGAAGAGCTGATCTGGGAGCTTAAAAAAGACTATACCATTGTAATTGTTACCCACAATATGCAGCAGGCCGGCAGGGTGAGCGATAATACAGCTTTCTTCCTTTCCGGAGAGTTGATTGAGCAAGCAAAAACAAAATCCTTGTTCACCAATCCTAAAGATCAGCGCACCCAAAATTATATTACCGGACGTTTTGGTTAA